From a single Marinobacter sp. THAF197a genomic region:
- a CDS encoding universal stress protein, with protein sequence MSTYNKMLVAIDLTEEAPQVLNKAKAICDAYGAELFLVHVVEPVGYAYGGDIPMDLTELQDQLDKAAREQLAKYGDQYGVPKSHQIVTVGRPESEIHRLVKDQGVDLVIVGSHGRKGFQLLLGSTANGVLHGTQCDVLAIRIH encoded by the coding sequence ATGTCGACCTACAACAAGATGCTGGTTGCCATTGACCTGACAGAAGAAGCCCCGCAGGTTCTGAATAAAGCGAAAGCGATCTGCGACGCTTATGGCGCCGAGCTTTTTCTCGTCCATGTTGTTGAGCCGGTGGGTTACGCCTACGGTGGTGATATCCCGATGGACCTGACCGAACTTCAGGACCAGTTGGACAAAGCCGCCCGCGAGCAGCTGGCGAAGTACGGTGACCAGTATGGCGTACCGAAAAGCCACCAGATCGTCACGGTTGGCCGTCCGGAATCCGAAATCCATCGTCTGGTAAAAGACCAGGGCGTTGATTTGGTGATCGTTGGCAGCCATGGCCGCAAGGGGTTTCAGTTGCTTCTGGGCTCAACTGCCAACGGCGTACTGCACGGCACCCAGTGCGACGTTCTGGCCATCCGGATTCACTGA